The Rosa rugosa chromosome 3, drRosRugo1.1, whole genome shotgun sequence sequence GATATTATTCTATATTACAACAGCTACAGAACATAAATAAATGTGGACACAACAACACAAGCATTCAGAAACTAAGTAGGAAGCACAGGAAATTTTAGTCTATAGTAGAATGGATGAGCATTTATATTGGTGAAATTGCATAGTAATCAACAAACTAGTAGCATTGGCAAGGCAACAGTTCATACAAGCAACACGAACTATAAACTACATTCACCTACGGGTTACATAAGCTCATTTAAGTAGATGAGGTTCAAACACTGACCATCTTGTATCATATACATTTTATCTTGTATATGATACCAGATGGAAACCAACTAAGCTGTCACTGGTGCTTCTAATAGGTTCTAGGATCTAACGCATTTATCATAATCTTAATCAAATAGGAAATGGAAGTACTGATTATTCTCAGATTcaataaatagagaaaaatatTATTGGCTGATTTACTTTAGTTGAATAATGACAAAGCAATGCCTAGACTTCATCGTTTTGAATATATATCTTTGTTTACTTCTGATACTATCTCCAACCACTTTCAGCTTACCTGGTGCAGTATTAGTTCATTATATAAAAATGAGCTTATTTAAGCATCTTACAACAGTACAAGACAGGCTGTTACTTCAGCACCCTAAAGGAGTGTTTCAGAAGGGGTTGAAACTTGAACCTAACTTCAGTTCCATATCCTTTATCCCATTGGATAAAGATCTTGAAAGTTGACACCCAACCCCCGTCTACTAATTTGGAAGTCATCATGGACAATTCAAAAGACCAATTGCTCTACCAAAGAATAAAGAATGTACATTTCATGTAGTTGGAGCCACATTGTTCAAAACTACAGAACACAATTGACAATGTATACAAGCAATGTGATCGAACATAGAATCCAAACTCCAATGCTCTTGCATTTAACACTTTTACTTGAATATGCAATTTACAAACCTTTTCCCTTAGACACCAACTTCTAATTCACGTCATACCACTCAAACATACCAAATGCGCCAACATTCAACTACCAGCAAAAGCATTAAGTAAAAACACAATTCTTCAACCAACGAATTCGAAATAAAAAACCAAGGGAGTCTTACTTACGCATTAGTCTCCTGTCCACCACCCTGTGTGCCAGTACTCACAAAGAACCCAGCAGGCACCCCTGCAAGCTTCTGCTCCCTCCACAGCTCCCCCGTGGAGTCGAAAAACGCCTTCATCTGAGCAGCCATTGACCCATACCGGGTAGGAAACCCGAACAACACCCCATCAGCCTCCACCAGTCTCTCAGGCACTATCACAGGCACCCCATGATCATCCTTCTTGGGCACTTTCATCTGCTCCAACACCTCAGACGACAGCGTTTCCGGAACCCGGTACAGAACCCCTTCAACCCCATCAGTGGAATCAACCCCTTTCTTAATCTCTCTGGCCAACAGCTCCACATGCCCATACATTGAGTAAAACACTATGAAAACCCTCAGCTTCTTCCTCTGTTGCTTTTTCTCTGCAACCCCTTCATCCTTAATtgggtttgttgtttctgtggtttgggtttggttttggtCTGAAACAAGATCATCGCTTTTTGGGTTCGGAAGATCAGCGCCGGCAACGCCTGCCGGTGGCCTATTCTTGCTGGGCACACAACCACCTCCTTTACCCATGAGTTGTGGGCTTCCCTAGTAAGTAGAGATGTAAACAACAGAAGGCACAGATGTGAAGCAAAAGGAGAAATTGGTGGAGAAGGTTTGGAGTAGTGGGAAATGAGCTTGGAATTTGGTTTTGACTTCAATCCCGAGCTGTCTGGACAGACTGGACTTCAGTGGACAATAGCGGAGGGTCTTCAGTGCACGGCCGTGCAACTGCACATACCACGTGCTGGTCACGTGAAGGGAAGAGTGAAGGATGGCGTTAAATATTTAGAGGTTAGTCAATTTCAGGTCAACAAGACCAAAAAAAGTAAAATGTAGTAAAACCACAACGAAAACGAACCGAAATCGGCTCATGTTCGATCTGGTCCAAGACCCGACCTTCCCTCTCGCCGGATCAGTGCTTCTCTCAGTTTGAATACTAGAGGTATTGGTTCCATTGTGACAAATTCCCAATTGGATTTATAAACTTGAATTGATTGGTCTCGCAGCAAGCAAGAGCGATTGGAGTTCCTCTATGATTCGAGATTGGCCGTAGGGCGCCCCGGTGGCTCTGATAATTTCAAGGAAGCTTTTGAAAACCGTCTTCTTTCTCCGCCACTGCAAAAGTATTTATAATCTTTTTAGATTACTGATTGTACGCATTGAGAGGTATAAAATTTGATGAAAGTTGCGAGGTTCTGAACTTCTGATGATTTGTTTATCTCTGCTTCAGGAGGCGTCA is a genomic window containing:
- the LOC133736853 gene encoding probable NAD(P)H dehydrogenase (quinone) FQR1-like 1 → MGKGGGCVPSKNRPPAGVAGADLPNPKSDDLVSDQNQTQTTETTNPIKDEGVAEKKQQRKKLRVFIVFYSMYGHVELLAREIKKGVDSTDGVEGVLYRVPETLSSEVLEQMKVPKKDDHGVPVIVPERLVEADGVLFGFPTRYGSMAAQMKAFFDSTGELWREQKLAGVPAGFFVSTGTQGGGQETNAWTAITQLAHHGMIYVPIGYTFGAGMFQMDSLRGGSPYGSGVLSGDGTRAPTETELALAEHHGKYMATIVKKLVH